Below is a genomic region from Tepidiforma bonchosmolovskayae.
ATCGGCGAGTCCGCGAGCGCCCGCTCAAATGCCTCCGCAGCAGGGTCGGCCTCGCCGTTGATGAACGCGATGGTCACCGCCGGCCGCAGCGCCTCCATGGCGATGGCCAGCCCTTCGACCACCCGCCCCGGGCGGAGGCAGAGCAGCGCGCGGTCCTTGAAGACGCCGGGCTCCCCCTCCTCCGCGTTCATGACGAGGGCGAGCGGCGCCCCATGGCGGAGGGCAGCGCGCCACTTCCGGGCGGTGGGGAAGTAGGCGCCGCCGCGGCCGCGCAGCCCAGCCTCTTCAATCTCGTCGAGGACTGCGGCCGGCCCGAGCCGACGGGCGCGCTCCAGCCCGGCCCACGTCCGGTCTGCCGGCCCGAGCAGGGGACCGGCCTGGCGCACCATCTCCGCCGGGAAGGGCTGCTCGTCCCCGAATGCGGGCGGGGCGTAGCAGCGGAACAGGCACCCTGCGGGCAGCTCCGGCTCGTGAAAGCCAGGGTGGAGGGCGCAGGCGATGCCGGCGCAGGCCCGCTCACCACCTGGAGCATCGAAACGGAACTCGTGGAACGACCGGGCGGCCTCCCATGCCTCCGCTGCCGGGACACCAACCTCCCGGGCAACCGCCTCGATGGATGCGGGCGTGAGAAAGCCGTCGCCCCGGTGACGGGCGACCAGCTCAGGGAGCAGCCGGGCGCGGCGGGGAAGTGCGAAGGCTGGCGCAGCGGACACGCCGCCGATCGTACGCCGGGGCAGTGGCCGTTGCTAGACCCGGCGCGCCGCGAGCGCGTGCGCTCCGTTCAGTGCCGAAGGGACGACGGTCTTGCGGGCAGGCTTGCGCGGCTCCTTGCAGGCCGCGACGAGGGTGCGGTCGACAATGTCGCTGATGCCGCGGGAACGGGCTTCGTTGCGCACGTAGGCCACGGTCGCTGAAATCGTCGCTTCGGCGCCCGGCCACGGCTCGCAGCGGATGATGCGCAGGTGGCGGGACGACTCATTCCATTCGACAACGAGCCGGGGATGGGACCCCGGCCCGGCACAGTACCTCGTGTAGCCGCCCAGGTACTCCTGCGTCATGTGGAGCCCGCGAGCGGATGGGTCGATTCCGGCCCGGTGAAGGCCTTCCCAGAGGTCGCCGAGGGCAAGCAAGAGGCGGAATGCTACATCGGAGGTGTCAGCGCGCAATGGTCGTCCCGTGCGGATAGGGTGTCGTGCGCGGCCCCCGCGGTGCCGCAGCCTGATTCTACGCCATCCGGCCGGGGACGATGCAAGCCGTGGATGCGAGCTATAGATGAAAGCCCCGATTGTCAGCGTTTCAGATAGGCCGCCAGGCCCTCCTCCAGCGGCGTCAGGCGGAGGCCGAACACCTCGCGCAGGGCAGCAGTGTCTGCGACGCCGTCCATCGTGATGAAATCGATGGCGTCGGGGGTGAGCGGCCGGCCGGGCGCAAACTGGGCCACCGAAGCGACGAGCTTCATGACCGGCTTCGGGCTGTGAAGCAGGAAGCGCCTGCGGCCCGACACCCGGAGGGCCGTCCGGATGACGTCGTCCATGGTCAGGACGTCAGGCCCGCCGATTTCGAAGATGCGCCCGCGCGCTTCCGGCTTCTGTACGGCCGCCACGACATGCGCTGCAAGGTCTTCGACGTAGAGCGGATTGATGCGCGTCTTCCCGTTGCCGATGACCGGGACAAAGGGAAGGAACTTCGCGAAGCCCAGGAAGCGGTTGAGCGAGACATCGCCCGGTCCGTACACCCAGCTCGGCCGGAAGACGACGTACGGCACGCCGGACGCCGCGATGTGCTGCTCCTCCTGCCATTTGAACCGCTGCCAGTGGTAGGGGGCGTGCTCGGCCGCGCCGACACCGCTCAGGCCGATGAAGAGGGGCGTCCCGGCCGATTTGGCGGCATCAACCAGGTTGCGGGTGCCGCCGAGGTCGATCCGTTCGAAGGTGTACCCCTTCTCCGGGTGTTCGATGGGCGAGTTCGGGAACTGGACGGCGTCGACGACTGCGTCAGCCCCGGCGAGCAGCGCCGGGAGTGTCTCCGGGGCCGTGACGTCGGCTGCGACCCAGGTCGCCCGCGGGTCGAGTGGAGCCTTCTCGGGCCGCCGCCGCGAGCCGACGACGACCTCATGACCCGCGTCGAGCAGCGCCCTGGTGATCGAGCGGCCGAGGAACCCTGTGCCGCCGGCGACTGCGATTTTCATGCCGCACCTCCTGTGATGCGTGAACGTCCGAGCTGATTGATGAGTGCGACCGCCTCGACCAGGCGGGGTCCGCCGTAATACGCGGTCTCGATCCGGAGCGATGGGTCGGCGTCGAAGGCGCCGCCGCCGTAGACGATGGCGGTCAGCGGCGCGGTTTCGGCGAGGGCGCTGACCACTCCGCGGAGGTGGCGCGCACCCTCGGCGGTCCCTGCATTCACGGCCAGCACTTCCGGCTGGGCGTCCTCCACGGTCCGGATAAGGTCCTCGTCGGGGACGTCCTGGCCGAGGTAGATGGTCCGAATGCCCTGGAAGCGGAGCATGACGGCGAGCATGAGCAGACCGATTTCGTGGTGTTCGCCCTCGAGGCAGGCGAGTACGACGGTCGGGGCGCCGGGCAGCGGCTGCACCTGGCGGCTGAGCTGGTCCAGCCGGGCCCGCACAAAGTTCGACGCGAAGTGCTCCTGCGCGATGGTGATGCGCTGCTCGTGCCAGGCGATGCCGATATCGCGCATCAGGGGCACGACTACCCGTTCGAACCCGCTCAGCAGGTCGAGCGTATCGAACAGCTCGGTCCAGGCCGCGGCGGCCCGCTGCTCGTCGAATGCGAGCAGGGCGTCGAACAGCTCCGTCTTCAGCAGCGCGATGCGCGGCCCCGTTCCTTCGCCGGGGGTGGCTGCCTCCTGGAGCACGATCTCGGCGGCGCGGGCCAGCGGAACGCCCTGGGTGGCCAGCTCGTGCATGCGGCGGATCATCGCGATGTCTGCCTCGGAGTAGGTGCGCTGCTGGCCGCCAGTGCGGCTGGGCCGGGGAACGCCGTACCGGCGCTCCCACGCGCGGAGCGCATGCGCGCTGACGCCGGTCATGGCTTCGACCTGGGCAATCCGGAAGATGCCGGGCTTTCGCACGCCCCGATCATGCGCCTCTTGCCGAATGTTTGTCAAACTCTCGCCGAAGTCTCTACGATGGAAGCATGGGTAACGCCAGCGATGCGGACATCGTCGTTATCGGCAGCGGTTTCGGCGGCCTCACCGCCGCAGCCCTCGCCGCCAGGGCCGGCGCCAGGGTGCTGGTGCTCGAGCGGCACACCCGTCCCGGTGGCTGCGCCGGCGATTTCGCCCTCGGCGGGTTCTGGTTCCCGGCCGGGGCCACCGTGGTCACGGGGCTCGAGCCCGGTGGCATTCTTCGACAGGTCTTCGACGTCCTTGAGGTGGACGTGGAAGCCCGCCCACTCGACCCATCGATCGTGTTTCATCTCCCGGACCGGGTCGTTCCGTACACCGCCTCGCACGAGACGTGGGCCAGGCTGTTCGCCCGGGAGTTCCCCGGCGCGCCGGCCGGCTACCGGCGCTTCTGGCGGTGGGTGCGGCTTGTGGGCGGCGAGGTGTACCGCATCGGCGCCGCGCTCCCATCGTTCCCGCTCGAGCGGCCGGCCGACATCCGCCGCTCGCTCCGGGCGGTCAGCCCCTCGCTGGTCCTGGCAGCGCCATGGCTCTTCGCCACCGTCGGCCGCGTCAAGCAGCTCCTGGGCGCTGAAGGCGACCCCGCTGCTGACGCGCTCATCGACGCACTCCTCCTGGACGCGACGGGCGCAACGGCAGCCGGGTGCAGCGCGGTGCAGGGCGCCATCGCGCTCGACCTCTACCGGCGGGGCTGCCAGTGGGTCGACGGCGGCACGGGCGCGCTCGCCATGAAGCTCGTCCGCGCTATCCGGGCCAGCGGCGGCACGGTGACCTTCGGCAACGGTGCCGCACGGCTGCGCCAGGAGGGAGGGCGCTGGTCGGTCCGCCTTGACGACGGGTCGATCGTGACAGCGCTGGCAGTGGTCGCCAATGTGCCCCCGGGAGGGCTCGATTTGCTGCTGGGCCGCCCGCCGCGCCTGCCCTCGGCCGGTTCGGCCTGGGGCGCATTCGTTCTGCACCTCGGCATCGACGCGGCCGCGCTCGAGCCGCTCCACCCGTTCCACCAGGTCGTTGCCGACGCCGGCGACCTGGAGACCGCCGGCAACAACTGCCTGGTGTCCATCTACCCCGGCCGAGGCGACCGGGCGAACCGCTGGAGCATCTCGGTCTCGACACACGTGCGCCCCGAGGCGTTTGCGGTCCCGCCGGCCGAGGCGCGCCGGCTGCGCTGCCGGCTTGAAGCCAGCCTCCTGGCAGCTGTCCGCCGCGTCGTCCCCGATGTCGACCGGCGCATCCTGCTCCTGAGGTCTGCAACGCCGGCAACCTACCAGCGGTTCACCGGGAGGCCGGGCGGATTCGTCGGCGGGCTCCGCCAGGTGCCGTCAGTGGTCGCGCTCCGCGCCCCGGGCCGCCGTGCCGGCCGCGGTCTGGTACTCGCCGGCGACCATACCTTCCCCGGCCAGGGCACGGTTGGGACTGCGCTCTCGGGTATCAACGCGGCCCGCGACGTGCTGGAATACCTGGACATGGAGGCGCCGTTATGACGACCGTACGATTCCGCAGCGAGCTCCCGGTCCCGCCGGAGCGACTCTTCGAGTTCCATGCAGACGTGCGCAACCTTAGCCGCATCTCCCCGCCGTTTCCGCCGTTCCGCCTGGTCGAGGGCGGCACAGCTCCTGCCCGGGAGGGCGACGTGCAGGTGTTCCGCCTGGGCTGGGGGCCGCTCGGCGTGACGTGGGAGGCGCAAATCAGCCGGGTCGTACCTGGGCGGCTCATCGAGGACACACAGCTCCGCGGCCCCTTCCGGCGCTGGCGGCACCAGCACCGGTTTCGTCCTGCCGAGCGCGGTGCCGTGCTCGAAGATGCTGTCGCCTTCCGCCTCCTACCGACGCCGGCCGGAGAGTTTGCCGAGTGGCTGCTTGTCCGCCTGGCCCTGCTGGCGATGTTCTGGTGGCGGCATCGGCGGACGCGAAACCTGCTCGAAACGCCGCAGGAATCTTGATAATCGACACCGCCGTTATTCCGGGCCACGTGCTAGGCTGACCGGCGCAGCCCCCAGGGAGGAGCGACCCTTGTCTCATTGCGCACTCTGCCACCTTTCCGCCCAGCCCCGCGTGCCCGTCATCACCCCCGTCGGCCTCCTAACCTCGCGCGCAGACATCCTGGCCGCCGCCACGGCCCGTCTCGGGACGATCGACGGAGAGGAGCACGCCATGGTGCCCGTATGCCCCGAGCACGTCGTCGATATCTACCGGGGCCGGATTCCCGGCGTCCGGATGGCGTGGCGGCTCAACCCCGGCGAGTCACCCGCTGCTACGGCCGCCCGCCAAGGTCGCGAAGCAGGGTCCGCATTCCCGGCTTGAACACGACCTTTCCATCGATGACGACGATTTCGCCGTTCAGGTAGAGCTGGACCGCACGGCTCAGGACGACCCCCTCGAGCGCGCGGCCCTTCCGGCGCACGTCTTCGACAGTGTCCACGCCGACGTCGATGTGGAATACGTCCTGGAGAATGATTGGCCCCGCATCGAGCTCTTCCGTGACGAAGTGCGCCGTGCAGCCGGTCACCCGGACGCCGTCCTCCCACGCCCGGCGGTACGGATTCGCGCCGGGGAAGTACGGCAGCAGCGAGGGGTGGATGTTGATGATTCGGCCCGCATAGGGCTGAACGACTGCGGGAGTCAGAATCTGCATGTAGCGGGCGAGCACCACCAGATCGGCCCGGTAGTGCGCGAGTCGGTCGAGCAGGAAGGCCTCGTGCGCGGCCTTGTCGTCCGAGGTGTACCACTCGAAGGGGATTCCGGCTGCTTCGGCGACAGGGCGGAGCACGTCGTGATTTGAGAGCACGCAAACGAGGTCGCCCCGGAGGTCGCCGCTCCGCCAGTCGGCGATCAGCTGTTCGAGGCAGTGCGGCTCCTTCGAAACGAGGACCGCGACCCGCTGGCGCTGGCGCTCGCTGTGGAGCGTCACTCGGATTTCCATGCCGATCTCCTGCCCGATGGCGAGCAGGCCCGTGACGAGCTCATCGAGGGTGACGGTCGCGTCGGTGATGTCGATCAGCATGTCCATCAGGAACTGCCCGCGCACCACCCGCTGCTCGATGTCTTCGATGTTGATGTTCCGCTCAGCAAGGTAGGTGCTGATGCGGGCCACGACGCCCTTCTGGTCGCGGCCCTGCACATGCACGATGGCAAGGATTCGGCTCACGCAGCCAGCCCCCGGCACTCGGTACTCGACTTCAGCATAGGCGGCCCGGGACCTCGGGGCGAGGCGGGACCATCCGGCAGGAGGGGTCGAAGCGTACCGTAGACGGGCCGGTCCAGCCTGCGGCCCGGAAGGAGGTAGGCCAGCGCACGTTTCAGGCCGATGAAATCGCGGCCCGGCAGGTAAAAGTTTGTTGACACTACGCAAACCGGAGAGCACCTTACCGGTCGGTCAATCGCAAAGAGGAGGGAACCACGACCGATGACCAAACGTTACTGGCGCATGCTGCTCAGCGCGGCTGCCATCGTTGCCGTCGCCGTCGCGGCCGTCGCCTGCGGCGACGACGATGACGACAGCGGCTCCGGCGGGGGCGGTTCGGCCGCTACCGCGACAGCTCCGGGCGGCTCGCAGGGCTCAGCCGGCCCTTCGGGCACGATCACGATCGGCGCGACCCAGTTTGAAACCTGGGACCCGCACTTCTCCGACTTCGCGCAGGACATTACGCACTTCGTGTATGTCTGGCGCGGCCTGTACCACCTCGACGTCAACGACAAGCCCCAGCCCGCCATGGCTGACGGCGCCCCCCAGGTCTCCAGCGACGGCAAGACCTACACCATCAAGCTCAAGAAGGACCTGAAGTGGTCGGACGGCCAGCCGCTCACGGCCGAGGACTTCGTCCTGGGCATCCAGCGCACCTGCAACCCTGATGTTGCCGGCCACTACCAGTACATCCTGACCAACATCGTCGGCTGCGACGACTACTACAACGCCGCACAGAAGTCGGCCGCCGAGAAGGAAGAGCTCCGGAAGAAGGTCGGGGTCCGGGCCGTTGACGCCCAGACCCTCGAGGTGAAGCTGCAGGAGGCGCAGCCGACCTTCCCGATCATCCTCGCGCTGTGGCCGACCTTCCCCGCACCGAAGCACAAGCTCGCCAGCGTTGACGCTCCCTGGCCCGGCCCGCTCGAGAACGTGTACAACGGCCCGTTCATGCCCGCCGCGTACACCGAGAAGGCCAGCATGGAGCTGAAGCCGAACCCGAACTGGACCGGCACAAAGGTCGGCGTCGAAAAAGTGGTCCTGAAGTACGTTGACGACGCGGCGGTCCTGAACAACGCCTACCGCACGGGCGAAGTCGATGCCACTGCTGCCAATAAGCCCGAACTCGACAAGCTGAAGACCGAGTTCGCCAAGGAGCTCCAGCTCTACCCGGCGACGCGCACCATCGGCCTCGAGTTTAACGTCACCAAGAGCCCGGTCGATAAGCCCGAGGTTCGTCTTGCGCTGTCCCAGGCCACGGACCGGGCAACGCTGGTCAAAGTCGTTTTCAAGGACGCAAACACGCCAACGACCAGCTGGGTGCCGCCGGCCCGCAACGGACTGAAGGGCGGCGAGTACGACGCCATCCTTGGGTTCAACCCGACGAAGGCGAAGGAGAACCTGGCCAAGGCCGGCTACCCCGACGGTAAGGGGTTCCCCCAGCTCACCCTGCTCCTCGTGGACAGCCAGACCAACAAGCTGCTCGGCGAGTTCCTCCAGGCCGAGTGGAAGAAGCACCTCGGCATCGACCTCAAGCTCGAGTTTGTCGATTCCAAGACCCGCTCCTCCCGGTTCAACAGCTCGGACTTCCAGCTGGTCGTCGGCGGCTGGCAGGAGGACTACCCGGATCCCGAGAACTGGTTCCTCGGCCTCTGGGAGACGGGCGGCTCGATCAACAAGACCAAGACCAGCATCAAGGCGCTCGACGACATCATCGCGAAGGCCAAGTTCAACACGAATGACGAGCAGCGCCGCCAGCAGTACCGGGAGGCCGAGAAGCTCCTGCTCCAGGAGGCGAACGGCATCGCTCCGCTCTGGCACACCCTCGCCGCCTTCCTGGTGAAGCCGCACATCTCCGGGATGGTCGAGAACAAGCGGCCGGGCGATACCTTCGTCCCGGGCGACTGGTACATCGAGCTCTGGAAGACGTCGAAGAAGTAACGTCTCGCACGGGCTGAATCGCAGCGGAGCCGGGACCGGGCCCGGTCCCGGCTCCGCCACGTTCGAAGGACACCGCTATGGTCGCCTACACCATCCGGCGCATCCTTGCGATGATCCCGCTCATCATCGCTATCGCCACCATCACCTTCCTGCTGATGCATGCCGTCCAAGGCGGTCCGTTTGACACCGACAAGCCGCTGCCGCCGGCGACGCTGGAGAACCTGAAACGCCGATACGGGCTCGACGACCCGCTGCCGATCCAGTACGTCAACTACCTGACAAACCTCGCTAAATTCGACTTCGGCATCTCCATCGCGAACAACCGGGACATCACCGACATCATCCGCGAGCGGATGCGGGTCTCCGTGCAGCTGGGCATCGCCACGTTCCTCTTCGCCACGGTGTTCGGGCTGACCCTGGGCATCCTTTCATCGCTGAACCAGAACGGTCCCGGAGACTACGCCGGGGTGTTCATCGCGACCATCGGCGCAGCCATGCCGTCGATCGTCCTGGCCCCGCTCCTGACGATCGTCTTCGCGGTGAAGCTCGGCTGGTTCAACGTGCTCAGTTCCGACTACGGCTTCACGGACTGGTTCCGGGGTGATTTCAGCAACTGGCGGCAGGTGGTCCTGCCGACCGTCGCGCTCGGATTCTTGCCCATGGCGTTCATCGCGCGCATTACCCGGGCGTCGATGCTGGAAGTGCTGCGGCAGGACTACGTCCGCACCGCACGCTCGAAAGGCCTGAGCGAGTTCGTTGTGGTGGTCCGCCACGCCGCGCGGAACGCCATGATCCCGGTCCTCACGGTCCTCGGGCCGATCTTTGCCGGGCTCATCACAGGTTCGCTCGTGATTGAGACCCTCTTCGCCATCCCCGGGCTCGGGCGCGAATTTGTCCGCTCCGTGCTGATCCGCGATTACGGGCTCATCATGGGTGTGACCGTCTTTTACGCGGTCATCATCGCCTTCATGAACCTGGTCGTAGACCTGCTCTACGGTCTTGCCGACCCCCGCATCCGGTACTGATACGCTGGAAACATCCTCCCGCCAGGACTGCCACCGTGGCCGCCACTGATCAACCCATCGCCCAGCCATTCGACTTCCTCAGCGAGCAGCTGCACACCAAACAGCGCGGCCTCTGGGCCCAGGCGTGGCAGCGGCTCCTCCGGAACCGGCTCGCCGTCGCGGCAGGTGTCATCCTGCTCGTGATCGCCGCGGTGTCATTCGCGGCCGACGTGAGCCGGACCGTGCAGCGGTATGACCCGACCGTTCCGGACTTCCAGGCAACCGAGCAGAATCCGAGCTGGGACCACTGGCTGGGCACCGATACCCTCGGCCGCGACCTCTGGTCCCGTCTTCTGCAGGGCACCCTGTTCTCGCTGAAAATCGGCATCGGGACCCAGGTCATCGTTCTGCTGATTGGGGTCACCATCGGCATGGCCGCGGCGCTCGCCGGGAGATTGAGCGACACCGTTCTGATGTGGATTACCGACCTCGCCTACGCCTTCCCCGACCTGCTGGCCATCATCCTCCTGCGGCAGGTGCTGCTCGGCCGGAACTGGCCCATCATCGGCGAGGGCGACCCGCAGATCCCCGGCCTCAACGGGGTGCTGCTCGTCACCATCATCGCCATCTCCTTCGTCAGCTGGACGACGGTCGCTCGCCTGGTGCGCGGCCAAATGCTCTCGATCAAGGAACAGGATTATGTCGCGGCCGCGCGGGCGATGGGCGCCAGCCCCTGGCGTGTCGTGCGCGTCCACATGCTCCCGAACACGCTGAGCGCCGTCATCGTCTCTGCGACGTTCGGCATCCCGCTCGCCATCTTTGCCGAGGCCACGCTGGGGTTCATCGGCCTCGGCGTGCCGCCCCCCAACGCATCGCTCGGCTCGCTGATCGGCGCCGGGCTGGATTCCATCCAGGTCCATCCAGTGCAGCTCGTCTGGCCAACGCTCATGGTCGCCACGCTGATGCTCTGCTTCACCTTCCTGGGCGACGGACTGCGCGACGCGCTCGACCCGCGGACGCGGCGGTAGGGCAGTCTGGAGCCACGAGGTTTGGCGCAGAAGGGCGCCTGCTGCTACCATCGGGAGTGAGAGTAGGGCGGGGCTGTAGCTCAATCGGGAGAGCGCAACACTGGCAGTGTTGAGGTAAGGGGTTCG
It encodes:
- a CDS encoding phytoene desaturase family protein, with translation MGNASDADIVVIGSGFGGLTAAALAARAGARVLVLERHTRPGGCAGDFALGGFWFPAGATVVTGLEPGGILRQVFDVLEVDVEARPLDPSIVFHLPDRVVPYTASHETWARLFAREFPGAPAGYRRFWRWVRLVGGEVYRIGAALPSFPLERPADIRRSLRAVSPSLVLAAPWLFATVGRVKQLLGAEGDPAADALIDALLLDATGATAAGCSAVQGAIALDLYRRGCQWVDGGTGALAMKLVRAIRASGGTVTFGNGAARLRQEGGRWSVRLDDGSIVTALAVVANVPPGGLDLLLGRPPRLPSAGSAWGAFVLHLGIDAAALEPLHPFHQVVADAGDLETAGNNCLVSIYPGRGDRANRWSISVSTHVRPEAFAVPPAEARRLRCRLEASLLAAVRRVVPDVDRRILLLRSATPATYQRFTGRPGGFVGGLRQVPSVVALRAPGRRAGRGLVLAGDHTFPGQGTVGTALSGINAARDVLEYLDMEAPL
- a CDS encoding ABC transporter permease — its product is MVAYTIRRILAMIPLIIAIATITFLLMHAVQGGPFDTDKPLPPATLENLKRRYGLDDPLPIQYVNYLTNLAKFDFGISIANNRDITDIIRERMRVSVQLGIATFLFATVFGLTLGILSSLNQNGPGDYAGVFIATIGAAMPSIVLAPLLTIVFAVKLGWFNVLSSDYGFTDWFRGDFSNWRQVVLPTVALGFLPMAFIARITRASMLEVLRQDYVRTARSKGLSEFVVVVRHAARNAMIPVLTVLGPIFAGLITGSLVIETLFAIPGLGREFVRSVLIRDYGLIMGVTVFYAVIIAFMNLVVDLLYGLADPRIRY
- a CDS encoding MerR family transcriptional regulator codes for the protein MRKPGIFRIAQVEAMTGVSAHALRAWERRYGVPRPSRTGGQQRTYSEADIAMIRRMHELATQGVPLARAAEIVLQEAATPGEGTGPRIALLKTELFDALLAFDEQRAAAAWTELFDTLDLLSGFERVVVPLMRDIGIAWHEQRITIAQEHFASNFVRARLDQLSRQVQPLPGAPTVVLACLEGEHHEIGLLMLAVMLRFQGIRTIYLGQDVPDEDLIRTVEDAQPEVLAVNAGTAEGARHLRGVVSALAETAPLTAIVYGGGAFDADPSLRIETAYYGGPRLVEAVALINQLGRSRITGGAA
- a CDS encoding peptide ABC transporter substrate-binding protein — protein: MTKRYWRMLLSAAAIVAVAVAAVACGDDDDDSGSGGGGSAATATAPGGSQGSAGPSGTITIGATQFETWDPHFSDFAQDITHFVYVWRGLYHLDVNDKPQPAMADGAPQVSSDGKTYTIKLKKDLKWSDGQPLTAEDFVLGIQRTCNPDVAGHYQYILTNIVGCDDYYNAAQKSAAEKEELRKKVGVRAVDAQTLEVKLQEAQPTFPIILALWPTFPAPKHKLASVDAPWPGPLENVYNGPFMPAAYTEKASMELKPNPNWTGTKVGVEKVVLKYVDDAAVLNNAYRTGEVDATAANKPELDKLKTEFAKELQLYPATRTIGLEFNVTKSPVDKPEVRLALSQATDRATLVKVVFKDANTPTTSWVPPARNGLKGGEYDAILGFNPTKAKENLAKAGYPDGKGFPQLTLLLVDSQTNKLLGEFLQAEWKKHLGIDLKLEFVDSKTRSSRFNSSDFQLVVGGWQEDYPDPENWFLGLWETGGSINKTKTSIKALDDIIAKAKFNTNDEQRRQQYREAEKLLLQEANGIAPLWHTLAAFLVKPHISGMVENKRPGDTFVPGDWYIELWKTSKK
- a CDS encoding SRPBCC family protein, producing MTTVRFRSELPVPPERLFEFHADVRNLSRISPPFPPFRLVEGGTAPAREGDVQVFRLGWGPLGVTWEAQISRVVPGRLIEDTQLRGPFRRWRHQHRFRPAERGAVLEDAVAFRLLPTPAGEFAEWLLVRLALLAMFWWRHRRTRNLLETPQES
- a CDS encoding formyltetrahydrofolate deformylase, producing MSRILAIVHVQGRDQKGVVARISTYLAERNINIEDIEQRVVRGQFLMDMLIDITDATVTLDELVTGLLAIGQEIGMEIRVTLHSERQRQRVAVLVSKEPHCLEQLIADWRSGDLRGDLVCVLSNHDVLRPVAEAAGIPFEWYTSDDKAAHEAFLLDRLAHYRADLVVLARYMQILTPAVVQPYAGRIINIHPSLLPYFPGANPYRRAWEDGVRVTGCTAHFVTEELDAGPIILQDVFHIDVGVDTVEDVRRKGRALEGVVLSRAVQLYLNGEIVVIDGKVVFKPGMRTLLRDLGGRP
- a CDS encoding ABC transporter permease, which gives rise to MAATDQPIAQPFDFLSEQLHTKQRGLWAQAWQRLLRNRLAVAAGVILLVIAAVSFAADVSRTVQRYDPTVPDFQATEQNPSWDHWLGTDTLGRDLWSRLLQGTLFSLKIGIGTQVIVLLIGVTIGMAAALAGRLSDTVLMWITDLAYAFPDLLAIILLRQVLLGRNWPIIGEGDPQIPGLNGVLLVTIIAISFVSWTTVARLVRGQMLSIKEQDYVAAARAMGASPWRVVRVHMLPNTLSAVIVSATFGIPLAIFAEATLGFIGLGVPPPNASLGSLIGAGLDSIQVHPVQLVWPTLMVATLMLCFTFLGDGLRDALDPRTRR
- a CDS encoding complex I NDUFA9 subunit family protein, with the protein product MKIAVAGGTGFLGRSITRALLDAGHEVVVGSRRRPEKAPLDPRATWVAADVTAPETLPALLAGADAVVDAVQFPNSPIEHPEKGYTFERIDLGGTRNLVDAAKSAGTPLFIGLSGVGAAEHAPYHWQRFKWQEEQHIAASGVPYVVFRPSWVYGPGDVSLNRFLGFAKFLPFVPVIGNGKTRINPLYVEDLAAHVVAAVQKPEARGRIFEIGGPDVLTMDDVIRTALRVSGRRRFLLHSPKPVMKLVASVAQFAPGRPLTPDAIDFITMDGVADTAALREVFGLRLTPLEEGLAAYLKR